In Chloroflexota bacterium, the sequence ACCGCGGCAGTGTCAACGCTTCGCAAGTGCGCATCGCCGAAGTCTTCCGCAAAGCGGTGGCCGAGAATGCCCCGGCGATCCTGGTAGCCCACAACCATCCGTCCGGGGACGCTTCACCCAGCCCCGATGATGTCGCCGTGACTCATAATATCGTGGATGCGGGCAAACTGCTCGACATTCAGGTGCTGGATCATCTGGTGATCGGGCAGGGCTATTATGTTTCGCTTAAAGAACGCAACCTGGGCTTTGCCTGATTGGAGCATAAATCATGTCCCAAATGAAGAAGCTGGCCGTATGGCTGGCGCAGTGTGTCTATCAATATCACCTGAGCGATGCAGAGATCCTGCAGGCCTGTGGCTTGGCCGTGGGGGATATTGGGCAGACGCGGTATGTCCAATGGCTGCTGACGCAGATTGAAACTGTGCGCCAGTATCCCGAAATCTATCGCTTGTTTCTCTAGCTATCCACTGGATGAGCAATTTCATCGGGGCGCAGACATCAACTCTGCGCCCTTTTCTATTCAAAAGGAGTATTTCGATGACCCACACACAACCCCGCTTCACGTCCACTCAACTCAACGGACAGATACGGGCATATATCCAAACCCTGGCCGAGGCTACCGATCAGGCGCGCGTCAGTAGCGTCATGACGGACTATCTGGAAAGCTGCGCCCGCTTTCACCAGTACAGCTCGCACAATATCTGGCTGATCCGTTTTCAGAAACCGGAAGCCACGCGTGTGGCGGGCTTCCAACGTTGGAAGAAAATGGGGCGTTTCGTGCGCAAGGGCGAAAGCGGCATTCCGATCCTGGCGCCGATCTTTCGGAAGGTGCAGGAGGAAGACAGCGATTATGCCAAGCTGGTCAACTTCCGCGTGGTATTTGTCTTCGACATCAGCCAGACGGAAGGCGAACCGCTGCCGCTGCCGCCCGAATGGAAAAGTCCCCAGCAGCACGTTGAACTGCAAGCGCGCCTGACGGCGTTTGCCGAACAGAACGACATTCGCGTCAACGTGCAGGAATTATCCGGCGAAATTCAGGGCATCAGCCGCGGGGGTGTGATTGAACTCTCCCCCCAGGCAGGCACCAAGACCCTGATCCATGAGATTGCCCACGAGTTGATGCACCAGCAGCGAGGGTTACAGCGCAGCCAACAGATCGAAGAACTCGAAGCCGAATCC encodes:
- a CDS encoding DUF1738 domain-containing protein; amino-acid sequence: MTHTQPRFTSTQLNGQIRAYIQTLAEATDQARVSSVMTDYLESCARFHQYSSHNIWLIRFQKPEATRVAGFQRWKKMGRFVRKGESGIPILAPIFRKVQEEDSDYAKLVNFRVVFVFDISQTEGEPLPLPPEWKSPQQHVELQARLTAFAEQNDIRVNVQELSGEIQGISRGGVIELSPQAGTKTLIHEIAHELMHQQRGLQRSQQIEELEAESVAYVVGRYFGLDDLASPNYVALHGVDAALILAHMQRIQETAKDMISNLEKECEQ